A region from the Alnus glutinosa chromosome 5, dhAlnGlut1.1, whole genome shotgun sequence genome encodes:
- the LOC133868408 gene encoding oxoglutarate-dependent flavonoid 7-O-demethylase 1-like, which translates to MEPEVTWLDLGSSLPVPCVQELAKETKAIVPPRYVRPDQEPPNLSDSTASLPQVPVIDMQKLFSPKFMDSELEKMHHASKEWGFFQLINHGVSTLLLENVKLDIQEFFKLPMEEKKKYWQLPGDLEGFGQAFVVSDEQKLDWGDMFSLITLPTHLRKPHLFPKLPLPFRDNLEAYSADLQNLAIKILELMAKALRMENNDMKNQFEDGWQAIRMNYYPPCPQPELVIGLNAHSDAVGLTILLQLNEMEGLQIKKDGMWIPVIPLPNAFVVNIGDILEIVTNGLYRSIEHRATVNSVKERLSMATFYNPKMEGDLGPAPSFITPESPALFQRIGVAEYFKRHSTRKLDGKAYIDALRIQDE; encoded by the exons atggaaccAGAAGTAACATGGTTAGATTTAGGGAGCTCTCTCCCCGTTCCTTGTGTTCAGGAGCTGGCGAAGGAGACAAAGGCGATAGTGCCACCGAGGTATGTGCGTCCCGATCAGGAACCTCCCAACCTGTCCGACTCCACAGCTTCTTTACCCCAAGTCCCAGTCATCGACATGCAAAAACTATTCTCCCCGAAATTTATGGACTCTGAGTTGGAGAAGATGCACCATGCAAGCAAAGAATGGGGCTTCTTCCAG TTAATAAATCATGGGGTGAGCACTTTATTGTTGGAGAACGTGAAATTAGACATTCAAGAATTTTTTAAGCTGCCGatggaagagaagaagaagtatTGGCAACTACCAGGAGATTTGGAGGGGTTTGGGCAGGCCTTTGTTGTGTCCGATGAGCAAAAACTTGATTGGGGAGACATGTTCTCTCTCATCACGCTTCCAACCCATTTGAGGAAGCCTCACTTGTTCCCTAAGCTTCCCCTCCCATTTAGAGATAACTTAGAAGCCTACTCAGCAGATCTTCAAAACCTTGCAATAAAAATCCTTGAACTTATGGCAAAAGCTCTAAGAATGGAAAATAATGACATGAAGAATCAGTTTGAAGATGGGTGGCAGGCAATTAGAATGAACTACTACCCTCCATGTCCGCAACCAGAGCTTGTCATCGGCCTCAACGCTCACTCTGATGCTGTCGGCCTAACAATTCTCCTCCAACTCAATGAAATGGAAGGcctccaaataaaaaaagatgggATGTGGATTCCTGTCATACCCCTCCCTAATGCTTTTGTTGTCAACATTGGAGACATTTTAGAG ATTGTGACCAATGGATTATACCGTAGCATCGAGCATCGTGCGACTGTAAATTCAGTAAAGGAGAGGCTCTCTATGGCCACATTTTACAACCCAAAAATGGAAGGAGATCTAGGTCCAGCCCCAAGCTTTATTACTCCAGAATCACCAGCATTATTCCAAAGAATTGGTGTTGCAGAATACTTCAAGAGACATTCCACACGCAAACTCGATGGGAAGGCGTACATTGATGCATTGAGGATCCAGGATGAGTAA